Sequence from the Agrococcus sp. SL85 genome:
ACGTCGGGGCGGAGCGCCGCGATCGCGAGCACCGTCTGCGCGCCGACCGCCGCGCCCGTGACGTTGCGCATGCGGCCGCCGATGGCGTGCACCTCGATCGAGGGGTGCGCGGCGAGGATCTGCGCGATGCCGGGGGAGTGTGTGGCCACGACGAGGCGGGGCCCACCTGCCTGCGGCCAGGTGGCGACGAGCTCGTGGGCGAGCGCCGCGGTGGTCGTGCCGGCGTCGAGCAGCGCGCTCGTGGCGCCGAGGGCCAGGAGGCGCTGGCAGGCCAGGCGCGCGATGGCGCGCTTGCCCTCGGCGTTCGCGCCTTCGCGCTCGGCGACCGCGGTCTCGACGAGGCTGACGCGCCCGGCGCCGACGGCGCCGCCGTGCACGCGCCGCGCGATGCCCGCCTGCTCCAGCGCGTCGAGGTCGCGTCGCACGGTCTCGGTCGTGATCCCGAGGTCCTTGGCGAGCTCGGTGACGAGCACGCGGCCGTCGGCGCGGAGCCGCGACGCGATCTCGTCGCGACGCTGCAGGGCGAGCATCGGTGCTTCCATGACGCAGACGATACGACATGAACGCAGATGAAACAAGACAAAGACAGAAGTAAACGCAGATCCAGCGCGTCTGCGCGGCCGGTCGCGCCGATCCGCCGCCGCACGCAGCAGCGCCCCGGCCGAGGGCCG
This genomic interval carries:
- a CDS encoding DeoR/GlpR family DNA-binding transcription regulator, with the protein product MEAPMLALQRRDEIASRLRADGRVLVTELAKDLGITTETVRRDLDALEQAGIARRVHGGAVGAGRVSLVETAVAEREGANAEGKRAIARLACQRLLALGATSALLDAGTTTAALAHELVATWPQAGGPRLVVATHSPGIAQILAAHPSIEVHAIGGRMRNVTGAAVGAQTVLAIAALRPDVVILGTNGVDGDGASTPDPDEAAVKAAIVASGRRVAVLADGAKLGSTSLVRFAELDALDVLLTDAAPEPALAAALEAAGCEVHVA